A region from the Acipenser ruthenus chromosome 13, fAciRut3.2 maternal haplotype, whole genome shotgun sequence genome encodes:
- the LOC117418531 gene encoding GTP-binding protein Rhes-like: MSLAVKEKTTVRLVFFGAAGVGKTALIQRFLQDKFDPKYKRTVEELHSIENVIDGVKIKIEIMDTSGSYSFPAMKKLCIRNSDAFALVYSIDDPESFEEVRRLRDEVLEIKEDKCTPIVVVGNKADQENQRQVLAEDVMSTVELDWNASYLEASAKDNSNVIGVFKELLQQVNLPSRLSPALHRRRETYPKVLDLGVRRPRMNKTNSCAIS, encoded by the coding sequence ATGTCTCTTGCCGTGAAAGAGAAGACAACAGTCCGCCTGGTTTTCTTTGGGGCCGCTGGTGTCGGGAAGACTGCTCTGATCCAGCGGTTCCTTCaggacaaattcgaccccaaatACAAGCGGACAGTGGAAGAGCTCCACAGCATCGAGAACGTCATCGACGGCGTGAAAATCAAAATCGAGATCATGGACACCAGCGGCAGCTACTCGTTCCCGGCGATGAAGAAACTCTGCATCCGCAACAGCGACGCCTTCGCCCTGGTCTACTCCATCGATGACCCGGAGTCTTTCGAGGAGGTCCGGAGGCTCAGGGACGAGGTCCTGGAGATCAAGGAGGACAAGTGCACCCCGATTGTGGTGGTGGGTAACAAAGCGGACCAGGAGAACCAGAGGCAGGTCCTCGCAGAAGACGTCATGTCCACTGTGGAGCTAGACTGGAACGCCAGCTATTTGGAGGCTTCCGCCAAAGACAACTCAAATGTGATCGGCGTGTTCAAAGAGCTGCTTCAACAAGTGAACTTGCCCAGCAGACTAAGCCCGGCTCTCCATAGAAGGAGGGAGACATACCCAAAAGTCTTGGACCTCGGAGTCAGAAGACCACGcatgaataaaacaaacagttgcGCCATCTCGTAA